The DNA region TTCTGTGCTTCAACGATATTCACCAACAAGAAACAGAAATCTTCAAAGTAAGTGTAGATTAAAGTTTGGAGTAGCTGGTTGAGAGATGTTGGGAACTGTGACCTTACTCCTCAAGCCTGTTGGGAGTCGTTAGCCCCCTGGAACCCTATTCAAAGTAAGTTCTGTGTACTGGGTTTGAATTGTTCCACGCTGTGCCTAGCAATGGTTACATCTTCAATCGGACCTTATGTGGTCGCTTATCGCGGTCCGGTACGGATGCGACAAGTTCCTTCCAACGGTCCAAGCCTAACCTTCAATCAAACTGATAACCTCGCGCGCTCTGAAACCGCGGCATCTTGCGGCGGAAGCAGTCTCCACACCGAAGCTGCCAGTGTTACCGAATGTCGCCCCGAAACGGTACACAGGATGTTACTTCACACCACAGACCAACGTCAGCAATTAATCGCTTGCGCAAACGTCTCCTCTGCCAGCGCCAACCAGACACCCTCACGGGGGATTTTGAAACTGTAAACGCTCCCGGACGGTTGTGGCAGGACAATGTACCGAGGGGGGACAGGGAGGGGGGGAGTGAACGGGTACACCGAAGCTCAACTCGGTACAGCACTGTTTACAGACAACTCGGGTGTCGTTATAAATAACCCACCGGTGGAGGTTTCGGTTGGTTTTCGGTTTTTGGAAACCTCTCCATTGCGGGTCCGATACCGAGAATCAAAGGGTGATGTCCGGGTAAGGGGACGGGATTCCGAAGGCAGGATCTCAAGTGCATCTGCCGACGAGGGGACGGGCTACGTTAAGCTATGTCTATGCTTCACTTTAACGACCACTCATTTCCCTAAGTGCAGCGTGCGGTCGGCAACTCCAGGAACTCCATGCAAGGCCCTGCTAGGGATTGTTTGGATAATATCGCTCATCAAACTGGAGAGTTCGAGGGCGGAGATTCATCATCAAAACAGTACTTCTGGTACAGTATTATTACTGTTTGCCAGTGCAGTGGTATGTCCCCTTTCGGTTCCAGGGGGTTTGTCCCTTTCAGCGAACTCTCAAACCCAAACAATCTCTAACGAAAGCATAACCGAAAGCAaccgcaacaaaacacaaacacttgcCTCTCCGTTGTTGCCACGCGCTTCTCCTAAACGCATCGTATGACATCAGCATTTGGCAGGACGGTTGTCGGTTTGATTTCCTTGCCCATGTGGCCCGTTTTGCATCTTGCGCTTTACTGCGCTCCGCACTTGCTACGTCGCAACAAAATTCGCTCAGACTGtgttcgctgtgtgtgtgtgttttttatcgCATCGGAAGTACGCTGCGGTTGCGCCACTTCCGCCTAGAACACCCTCCCCCACTCGTTCTGACACAGATTTGTGGCACATGTGTGCCTTGGCTAGAGCGGCGACAACGTTGTAGCTTTAATAAGCAGCTGGCTGGTGAGATTTTGCTTCCCACTTCCCACTCCATCGCTccaatgatgatgatctcagaatgttgcttttttgtttgcggtgcctttctttcttcttgttGCTCCAGTGCGCTTGGTAACTTTCGCTCCAATAATATGCGAGCCTGGACGAATGAAGCGTGCGGGTCTTTGCCGGCCCCGGCGCAGTGCACAAACTGCCAACATATGCACTGGCGAAACATTGTTTCTTGCCCGTGGTCATGCGGAGCCGTGTCAGCGTTTTATTACCCGTCCGGGCAGAGATTGCATCATCGCGCAAGGAGGGTCTACCATCCTGCGCTGCTGCCGCTCGACCGACCGAGTGAGCAAGTTTTACGATCTTAAACCAATCTTAATTACCGCGGCGAGCGCAACGTGTTAGGGCGGCTTCCTGATGCCGCCGTTTGCAATTCGTAGCAACGTAAAAGATGATGCACCATGGTCCTAAAAACGCATCTGTTTCCTCGCACACACATGGAGCCTTGTGACGACTGGCACGTTTTAATGATGCAGAACGAGTGCTGAAAAGAAAGGTCGCCAACTGGAAGATAGGAttgaaaggattttttttttaaagagcaAACTGTTACCTAAAGTGTGTCAGATACGGGTTAAAACGTGGAACCTTGGCAGATAATTGAACTCTTCAAACTTCCGCAAAGTCCTACAGGCACTCAGTGTCCCATCATTCGCATTCTTGAAGATCTTATTGTCGTACATCAATTAGGTATCTAAAACAAATACCTTTGGAGTCGCTCCCTAGACCTTAGATCTATCTCTTCTGACTCGTGCCTAAATAACTACGTTCTTATCTTATCCAAGTACTTAGACAGGAACGTTTGGACAGTTCCTTTAGCCTCTCCCAACCCATACTCTACTCTCAGACTTTAACTTCAAATTCTCCACCAGGACCTAAAAACTGGCCTATAAAGATCAATGTCTAGCAAGATTGTATCGCGAAATTGcgcaaataatttatttttgttgttgcaaataAATCCGTTGCATTTTATGAACTCTGGAAGAGATTATTATCGTCAAACGATATTAGCATCTCATGGTCGCTGTACTGATGGTAGTACTTGGTACAATTACTTGGCTTAAGttgtactctctctctctctctctctctctctctctccttctctctctctttctatctttctctctctgtctctctctctctgtctctctctccttctctctctctttctctctctctctctctttctctccctctgtctctctctccttctctctttctctttctctctctgtctctctgtctctctctctttctctctctcgctctctctctttctctctctatctctttcctCATAtcgctctcttcctctctctccttctctcttttcctctcttttcctctctttctttctctctctttctctctttttcattcaacttctctctctctctctgccgctCTATCGCTAATTGTAAATGCAATCAATTGTAAATGTCAACGCTATTTCCGTCGAACCTTATCTTGGGGTTTAGccattggtccttcgaaccggattttcCACTGGCATTGGCTCTACTAACCATCTAACTTCACCTTCTCTCACCTTTCTTTCCCCCTCGCCGGCGTCTTGCCCCAGCTTTTGTGAAACGGGCCGACGAACGATGGCATCGAGGATGCAGCAGTTGGTGCAGCTGACCGTCGCACTGGTGGCGCTGGTGGCGCTCCTGCACACCCCGCCCGCCCACGCGGACGACATCGACGAGCTGCTGAACGAGttcgacgaggaggacgaggagctgCTGCGCCACATCGAGTCGCAGCACGTCAGCCGCGACTACGAGCTGGAGGACCAGATGGCGCGCGAGCTGGCCAACCGCATCGCGGCCGAACACTACGGCCAGCCGGACGGTGCGGGTGAGTCCGACGATGCCGGCCCGATCGAGGGCCGCGTGCCGCGCCTGATCGACCCGTGCAAGGGCGTGCGGTGCGGGGCCGGGCGCGTCTGCCGCGCGAACGTGGCCGAGCAGCGGGGCGAGTGCGTCTGCATCCCGGAGTGCCCGCCGGAGACGGACCCGCGCCGCAAGGTGTGCACCAACCGGAACGAAACGTGGGACTCGGCCTGCGAGGTGCACCGGCAGCGCTGCCTGTGCAACACGGCCGATCCGGGCTGCCGGCACGAGGAGCTGCGCCACGTGCACATCGACTACTACGGCACCTGCCGCGAGATGCCGGAGTGCAGCGAGAACGATCTGGCCGACTTTCCGCGCCGCATGCGCGACTGGCTGTTCAACGTGATGCGCGATCTGGCGCTGCGGAACGAGCTGCCGGACGCGTACCTGGCGCTCGAGCACGAGGCCGAGTCGAACATGACCAAGCGCTGGACGAACGCGGCGATCTGGAAGTGGTGCGAGCTGGACGGCCACCCGCACGACAACACCGTGTCGCGGCACGAGCTGTTCCCGATCCGCGCGCCGCTGTTCGCGCTCGAGCACTGCATCGCCCCGTTCCTGGAGAGCTGCGACCCGAACCGGGACCACCGCATCTCGCTGCAGGAGTGGGGCAAGTGTCTCGAGCTGGAGGAGGACGATCTGACCGCCCGGTGCGCGGAGATTGCCAAGGACGAGGAGGCGAACGCGTCCGACCTGCACGATGCGTTCGTCTAGCGGTTCATTCCCTGCGCCCCCTGTACCACGCAAATCTTTACAGGAGAGctagagggagggagagagagagagagaagcgaTTGCTTTAAAGCATAGCAATTCCATCCCCCTTCTAGCGCAACAACACTCCGTCGAACTAATCCAAACCGTTCCCCCAGCTAGTTTACCGCCACTGACCGCCTTTCTCCCACTAACCCTGTCCTGCATGCGCGTCTGTCCGGGGGCAGTTGGAAAGCACCACGGCCCGTGCCATACATGATGTGCCATTCCGCGTGCCCTTAAATAcgaaatttgaaaaataaaaacgaacctAAACGATTCGCTCACACGTattaatgtgtttgtttttttttaccgggGGGATTTTAGGATCACTTTTCTGCATTCTGAAACATCCGAAGGGTCTGTTTGGGTGGGGTGAGTGGTTGCCAGCTTCAAAGCAACACATGCAACACACAATAAGAAGCGGGGTTTCCCGCAAAGCTAAGTCTCAGCAGTCCTTTGAGCCGGATTCAAATCAGTTAGAGTCAGCGGTCGATCAAACTTTTGAGGCAAAGGGCCAAATTTAGTAAAAGGATCTAAAGCCGCGGGCATTTGAATCAAAAGTGAATCAAAACCGTGCGCGATCAAAGAATCGCATTTTGGTCGccaacatcttggcactattaggCAACAATCAAAGCGTCGAACGAAAGTCCAGGTTCATTTTTGAGGTTCCAAAAGAAGCTGAAATGAAGACGGTGGGACAAGTGGCTACAATACTGCGTTAGCTGGACCGGGAGATCGATGCAACACACCAAATAGTAATATAATACCATAGGGAAACATGAATAAACAGATCAGGAAATCACATCCACGGGCTTCGCAGTGGCAAACAATTACGCACAAACTCTATGCAATCATTTCAGGTGAATTTCGATAGAATTTGGATATGACAGCCTAGTCCGCAAACTGGTCCAACATCCGTCACCTGTGTcccatcgatttttttttctgcaccaaCGTGGTGCAAAAACTCCACTCCAACAATTTTGCAGCGAAAACTTAGGAGGAATTGATGAAAATCGAAGGTAGAACTTAAATCATGCATGTCTTACGATGATATAACAGTGGCGCgttaaacggtgggcggactGGGCGGTCGCCAAGGGCCCCCGGCGATCTAGGGGGCCCCGTCCTTCTGGATGTACGACTTCGTAtccccgaaacacaatatcaatacaccggctcgtagccggtaaaattagcaggaaaaattgactaacATCAACGGCAAGCAACAGTGCTCCAgtgtagtgatgtgctgtatggagcgcacccacggctccgatccgactccgactattgttagttcgattccaactccggcaaaatggaaccactagatccgcccggagtcggagtcgttcggagtcgtccggagtcgaccgaaGACGTCCGGAGTctacgactccgaacgactccgaacaaatccgaacgactccgaacgactccgaacaaatccgaacgactccgaacgactccgaaagactccgactccgaacgactccggacgactccggacgactccggacgactccgaacgactccgaacgactccaaacgactccgaacgactccgaacgattccgactccgggcgactccgggcgactccgaacgactccgaacgactccgaacgactccgaacgactccgaacgactccggacgacttcgactccgggcgactccggacgactccgaacgactccgacgactccgaacgactccgaacgactccggacgactcagactccgggcgactccggacgactccggacgactccgaacgactccaaacgactccgaacgactccgaacgattccgactccgggcgactccgggcgactccgaacgactccgaacgactccgaacgactccgaacgactccgaacgactccggacgacttcgactccgggcgactccggacgactccgaacgactccgacgactccgaacgactccgaacgactccggacgactcagactccgggcgactccggacgactccggacgactccgaacgactccaaacgactccgaacgactccgaacgattccgactccgggcgactccgggcgactccgaacgactccgaacgactccgaacgactccgaacgactccgaacgactccggacgacttcgactccgggcgactccggacgactccgaacgactccgacgactccgaacgactccgaacgactccggacgactcagactccgggcgactccggacgactccggacgactccgaacgactccgaacgactccggatgactccgaatgactcagactccgggcgactccgggcgactccgtacgactccggacgattccaaacgacgccggatattgcagcgcggacctaccttccggagtcgattccgaatttatcggagtcggatcggagtcgactccggatttttgccaactttacccatcactactccagtgggtagaggttttattcgagaaacgattccatcgatatcgatgtgtgcgcttttcaatttggcttggatgaaacgtgcctgtgcTTGTCTGGGGCCCCTACACTTGTTTTGCagatgtgtgccgaaaacaggcagctgttttcacgcgaaaaatggtattcacattcctggcctggtgatagtggattgtgtgtgtcttttaatgcaaaaactaaaattttcattcttggccctaatcgaacacattaagtttgtggaccgaagagaagtggaaatgggaaaggtttcagttagaaggaagggggaagggtataaaaatactcaaggaACCTATGGACCATGTTCATTTATATATGGTTTTTTATcgactatttcaatttttgcgaatacaacaagaccaaaaaccgttacagctgcatctacatacagccatatacagccataatacgaagaacaatctccATTGCCTCGGCCATTTGGGGGCCCCGTTGATGATCCCTTCGATTGAGGGACCCCTTCCATTTGGTGTTGTCAACCCAATATAGCcccaaaacaatatcatttcatcatcgttggcccaaagCGTTGGATCAAATGCATTGAACGCTACGCACGAGTTGGGTAAAGCGAAAATCCGTTACAAGAGATGCCTCACGCAAACTACATGCACATACGACGTTAAAAGGCTCcgctctttttatctgttgaggtttcattcaagaatcgattccgatgtcgaCATGTGCGCTCTTTAATTTGGCCTGTGTCTATGTTATCacgcaaaaactaagaactcgtGCCCCGGCTAACCTTTGGGGCCCAAGTCAAAATTGTGGACTGGACGAAGTGCTGGTGGAAAGGCAAGCTGTTGAAGGGTTTGGGTCAAATTTGGAAGGGTCGACGGAAAGGAAACATCGATATGAATGATCGCGTAAAATTTGAACTAATTAAGCTGTCGgtagcggtcggcaaagtctggcccgccacaatatgcagtcaggcccgagaaaatatttgcgcgattttgaaagataggaagaCCCTATTCATCAAAAATtaactgaacatattttaatatgacaaTTCATATCGTTGAATTCCTCCAAATTTGATCACCATAATATGGATTGTCGGACCAATCAATATGGTCAAATTTGaggagaaattagaaaatagaaacgaataattccataaaaacctGACTGTTGATTTTACGAGAACAATGGTTATACACTATTGATTTTTAAGGATGCAACGATTTTCTAGGAGTATTTTTTAAGGAAATGTGCTATCAATTTGTCTGACCTGGCCTCATAATAGTACTGAACGATTGTACGTTTgtctcgataatttttcagctgttaaggtttttgtaccatcttcagatagggtaaatgtaccaatagtggtgcaatttgtggtggtacaaatgtattttaatggatttaaagtgtcagaaacgacaatttctgaatatttcaacacataacagttggaaattgttttatcttcgcaatcaaaaccatttttaccataaaacacatcgaatctacgaaaaaaaatacatatttttgtgattgcttcgttgtacctataatggtggtatggttcctatagtcgtcgtatcgtgttcctatagtggtggtaaacaaagatgcctcaaaacagtgtataatatcaatataacttagttttgaggctgttttcgtatgaatagcatggattactgccataataatgatatctttcgtaatttgatcgtaaaaaatgtatgaatttggttgatgaaaatattgactgaagtactgaataacacctgtcgtcaacgcATACTCAGAAGAGTTTGCTcgatttgaagtcgatttttcactcagccagataagcgaattttggcctttgtttcacaaattacttacagaaaactaatttttgttgcttattttaatgaaaacagtacgacatgtcaaaaatgtcgtcgaaaaaaatctaaaattagctgtttttattgattttagaactaggaccactataggaacatgcctgtttggtgtacctataAAGCACTATcataaaaaacatttaaaaatacgtaaatatggtcaaaagccaatgaatttgaataaaacaatatcatttgataacaattatgctaaaaaactaataattgcgtagttatgtggtcatttagaacgttaacaagaatatgagtatcgttatgaaatcctaaggattttggaaaaatgttgataccttttacaaaataatggatttttcggtcactaagaaagggaatggccccatttcatttttaaatcctttgtaaaaggctagagaacatttcacactatcataaataacttaactactgttaatttatTGTATGAGatgcattttagtgcaataccaccactattggtactagcaccactataggtacgtttaccctatatcctgaaacaaatttgcaacatggaaggaagggtacattgagaagcgatattgcgattttgcttaattgtttggaactttttatgacttttgcacaCTATGCTGCTGACTCTTGATTGAAGAATTTTTACAATCAATTTCAGTAATTGTAAGTTAATAAAACGAATTTGAAACTTGCTTGGatgataaaataattcaagaaaaacaacaatataaccaatcgcattgtttaatatcataaaccagttattttgtgtattaactgtaataatatcctcattccttacttctaaataaaatttcacaacttgacgtcaataatctttttgtatcttggttacgttcttttctatgtgatcgttcctatagtgttaaatttaattatatgttttcgactcccttttcatgtagtgcaggcgtaccgcaaggtagtgttctaagtcctttgctgttcataatttttattaatgatgtccgtaccaccctccctcctgagagtttcctctgctacgcagacgacctcaaaatctttctcccagtttcgtctcctagagattgcatttccctacaaaatattcttgatcgtttttcgtcttggtgttctagtaattccctcacattatgtcctgataagtgtaacgtcatttcgtttagtcgttcgcagtctccaatcacttactcgtacgtcctaaattctgtacaagtcaatcgtgtttgtgtcgtaaaagacctcggtgtcttgcttgacagaggcctcaccttcagccaccacattgactcagttgtcaatcaggcgcggaaaacattgggtctcctaaagaaaattgcgtgcgatttctccgacccaatgtgcctgaagactctgttctgctctctggtcagatcgattttggagtactgctcaatagtctggtcccctacagctcgaacccatgtggaacgtatcgagcgggtgcagcgatcgttcaccaggtttgctatatgtaaaatcctgggtagattgtcctcccccatacctccttacgaggacaggtgtcggcagcttggcctggaactattggaaaaccgccgttcccatgcccagtccacctttattgccgcattactccttggtaatattgattctccttcccttctttcttctatccctttctacgcccctaaccgtgttcttcgaaaccgccctcccctagtgatcccttcccgccgaactgcagtgggccgtaatgacccccttcttcgtgcaattcgtcgatttaactgtgtattctctatgtttgatttcaaccttcccttatcctctttccgatcccgcatcagaaccctccataatcccgtgctgccttaatttttaatttttaaattttagattctaattttctaaaaaaaaaattttctcaaatttttgataatttgtgttaatttttgttaggttaggaacataggtaataagtattatttaagcatttgtgtaaccaaaaggtagacaaataaatttgaatatgaatatgaatatgaatgaatatgaataatataataatgtatgtgtaaaaagttaagtcgtacgagttgacgactgtactacgagatcGGCCCAAAGTAACCACTTACTcgaattaaatttttattcatCACGAGCAAGCGGGCATcgcattatgttttcttttgaggCTCAGGACTTACATGTCGTTTTGACAGAATAAATCGATGCATTTTCAGTCATTTATTTCACTGATacttcagtaaaaaaaactgagctttcagtaaaaaatgtaactgcagCAAACTTAGAAAATTAGAAACGCCTAGGGCCTCGGAGAGGCTTGACCCGCCACtgctatcctgctatgggttatcgaataagtcactgaaagccaagcccaatTGTGGTACAGAcaagccttgaccgacaacggttgttgtgccaaagcaaaagaagaagcagaagaagtttaaaaataaagcttAATAC from Anopheles coluzzii chromosome X, AcolN3, whole genome shotgun sequence includes:
- the LOC120960152 gene encoding SPARC codes for the protein MASRMQQLVQLTVALVALVALLHTPPAHADDIDELLNEFDEEDEELLRHIESQHVSRDYELEDQMARELANRIAAEHYGQPDGAGESDDAGPIEGRVPRLIDPCKGVRCGAGRVCRANVAEQRGECVCIPECPPETDPRRKVCTNRNETWDSACEVHRQRCLCNTADPGCRHEELRHVHIDYYGTCREMPECSENDLADFPRRMRDWLFNVMRDLALRNELPDAYLALEHEAESNMTKRWTNAAIWKWCELDGHPHDNTVSRHELFPIRAPLFALEHCIAPFLESCDPNRDHRISLQEWGKCLELEEDDLTARCAEIAKDEEANASDLHDAFV